One Artemia franciscana chromosome 6, ASM3288406v1, whole genome shotgun sequence DNA window includes the following coding sequences:
- the LOC136028495 gene encoding exocyst complex component 3-like, with protein sequence MYTEELKEKIEGLFLKTLNTVSKDWEENKSPEIMLNYTSTELAPLIFENIEEHLENAKIVSQDILQEVLLLNLKLLLEFADTFKTLVYSYKSKHFMDRNKIPRFSEFMVALVNTCSEVIELTSRLKLRFWRMNNDTFDEVSKLFASVCDTYQKVLSEFCDYLLESPFQDTKIYFDGIMTREWLTSTEIVETICVTFEDYFSDYGMLRPDNLKFVAEKAQLGVAKRYITALLQQKLSLRTAEERKQVGGKICAEKKQLLMLFRRISENIDESKLSPIDELADVISADHVDFLSFSLRTLAWKYRDLTKDHLICLMSIRGDLGNMDVRQKAKEVLEDVGQLYGNSKTVKNFIFNF encoded by the coding sequence ATGTACACTGAGGAGCTAAAAGAGAAGATTGAGGGTCTTTTTCTGAAAACATTGAATACAGTGAGTAAGGATTGGGAAGAGAATAAATCCCCAGAAATCATGCTTAATTATACCAGTACAGAGCTTGCACCCCTTATATTTGAAAACATTGAAGAACATTTGGAAAATGCCAAGATTGTTAGTCAAGACATCCTTCAAGAGGTTTTACTCCTAAACCTGAAGCTTCTTCTTGAATTTGCAGACACTTTTAAAACTCTAGTTTACAGTTATAAAAGCAAGCATTTTATGGACAGAAACAAGATTCCTCGATTTTCAGAGTTCATGGTTGCTTTGGTTAACACCTGCTCAGAAGTCATTGAACTGACATCTAGGCTAAAACTGCGATTCTGGAGGATGAACAATGACACTTTTGATGAAGTTTCAAAGTTATTTGCATCAGTATGTGACACTTATCAAAAGGTCTTAAGTGAATTCTGTGACTATTTACTAGAAAGTCCATTTCAAGATACAAAGATTTACTTTGATGGCATCATGACTAGAGAATGGTTAACATCGACtgaaatagttgaaactatCTGCGTTACTTTTGAAGACTATTTCAGCGATTATGGAATGCTCCGGCCcgataatttaaaatttgttgcCGAAAAGGCTCAACTAGGAGTTGCAAAACGCTACATCACTGCTCTACTTCAGCAAAAACTGTCACTTCGTACCGCCGAAGAACGGAAACAAGTTGGCGGAAAAATTTGTGCAGAAAAGAAACAACTACTAATGCTATTCCGCcgtatttctgaaaatattgACGAATCTAAATTGAGTCCAATTGACGAATTAGCTGACGTCATTAGTGCAGATCATGTTGATTTTCTATCTTTTTCCCTTAGAACCCTGGCTTGGAAGTACAGGGATTTGACAAAAGATCACTTGATCTGCTTAATGTCTATTCGAGGTGACTTGGGAAATATGGATGTCCGCCAAAAAGCAAAAGAGGTCTTAGAAGATGTGGGACAGCTGTACGGGAACagtaaaacagtgaaaaactttatattcaatttctga